One window from the genome of Haloprofundus halobius encodes:
- the pyrF gene encoding orotidine-5'-phosphate decarboxylase: MNFFDRLADRIATVDSVVSVGLDADPSRIPEHLQDKDLPQWAFNRRIIDATHEHAAVYKPNAAFYESEEGWRSLRETIAYAEGKGVPILLDAKRADIGNTTRQYAKLLDDVDAITVNPYMGRDSLEPFLSREDKGVFVLCRTSNPGAADLQALELDTGEPLYERVAALADLWNRNGNVGLVVGATAPEELETLREQVPELPFLVPGVGAQGGDAEAAVEFGLRADGVGLVNSSRGIIFAGEGEGFEKAAGRAARRMKRRLNEFRA; encoded by the coding sequence ATGAACTTCTTCGACCGCCTGGCCGACCGCATCGCCACCGTCGACAGCGTCGTCTCCGTGGGCTTGGACGCCGACCCGTCTCGCATCCCCGAGCACCTACAGGACAAGGACCTGCCGCAGTGGGCGTTCAACCGCCGCATCATCGACGCGACGCACGAACACGCCGCCGTCTACAAGCCGAACGCGGCCTTCTACGAGTCCGAGGAGGGGTGGCGCTCGCTCCGCGAGACCATCGCCTACGCCGAGGGGAAAGGCGTCCCCATCCTCCTCGACGCCAAGCGCGCCGACATCGGCAACACGACGCGGCAGTACGCGAAACTGCTCGACGACGTGGACGCCATCACGGTCAACCCGTACATGGGCCGCGACTCGCTCGAACCGTTCCTCTCCCGCGAGGACAAGGGCGTGTTCGTCCTCTGTCGAACCTCGAATCCGGGGGCGGCGGACCTGCAAGCCCTCGAACTCGACACGGGCGAACCGCTGTACGAGCGCGTCGCGGCGCTCGCAGACCTCTGGAACCGGAACGGGAACGTCGGGTTGGTCGTCGGCGCGACTGCCCCCGAGGAACTGGAGACGCTGCGCGAGCAGGTGCCCGAACTCCCGTTCTTGGTCCCGGGCGTCGGCGCGCAGGGCGGCGACGCCGAGGCGGCGGTGGAGTTCGGCCTGCGCGCCGACGGTGTCGGCCTCGTCAACTCCTCGCGCGGCATCATCTTCGCCGGCGAGGGCGAAGGGTTCGAGAAGGCCGCCGGACGGGCCGCCCGGCGGATGAAACGGCGACTCAACGAGTTCCGGGCGTAG
- a CDS encoding C2H2-type zinc finger protein: MTESEDETASKPYVCETCGKEFESEESLEAHLRDAGLVD, from the coding sequence ATGACGGAGTCAGAGGACGAAACCGCGTCGAAACCGTACGTCTGCGAGACGTGTGGGAAGGAGTTCGAGAGCGAGGAGTCGCTCGAAGCGCACCTCCGCGACGCCGGGCTGGTCGACTGA
- a CDS encoding glycoside hydrolase — protein MVRQQRRRQFLAAGAAAATAAASGCLVGSVDAESVFRPPVDVRGAIYLPSRAYNTYQMWADYDRSVVERDLGYAASLNLNAVRTWLDYEYWMHDPEGLRSAVDHFLATAAERDIDVLLGLFDSIGQQPTEENLTDTDPLTATAVQSPARWHLEERERWENSRRFVRWFMERYRDDERLLAVELMNEPGWDPLKLRFARELFRTVDEERGSVPLTVGSTSLTNNAQYLDWGADILQFHYNFANRPGTVENLLADAKRLESRVDRPVWFSEWQRIRTGVGFTGEVTRDDWYPNYASLAPVIRRAGVDNFFWSLMVKPAYVPLQRKSGVVNGLFHEDGAVWSLDDARALKAMSGDDEFHAEERSEWPEWAESASQWVPEP, from the coding sequence ATGGTACGTCAGCAGAGACGACGGCAGTTCCTCGCGGCGGGTGCGGCAGCGGCGACGGCCGCCGCTTCGGGCTGTCTCGTCGGGTCTGTCGACGCCGAGAGCGTGTTTCGACCGCCGGTCGACGTTCGTGGCGCGATCTATCTCCCATCGCGAGCGTACAACACCTACCAGATGTGGGCCGACTACGACCGGTCGGTCGTCGAACGAGACCTCGGGTACGCCGCGTCGCTGAACCTCAACGCGGTCCGGACGTGGCTCGACTACGAGTACTGGATGCACGACCCCGAAGGGCTCCGAAGCGCCGTCGACCACTTCCTCGCGACGGCCGCCGAACGCGACATCGACGTGCTCCTCGGCCTGTTCGACTCGATCGGTCAGCAACCGACCGAGGAGAACCTGACCGACACCGACCCACTCACGGCGACGGCGGTGCAGTCGCCCGCACGCTGGCACCTCGAAGAGCGCGAACGCTGGGAGAACTCGCGGCGGTTCGTACGGTGGTTCATGGAGCGCTACCGTGACGACGAGCGCCTGCTCGCCGTCGAACTGATGAACGAACCGGGGTGGGACCCGCTGAAGCTACGCTTCGCCCGCGAACTGTTTCGGACGGTAGACGAGGAGCGTGGGTCGGTGCCGCTCACCGTCGGGTCGACGAGTCTCACGAACAACGCGCAGTATCTCGACTGGGGAGCCGACATACTCCAGTTCCACTACAACTTCGCCAACCGACCCGGCACCGTCGAGAACCTCCTGGCGGACGCGAAGCGACTCGAATCACGGGTCGACCGACCCGTCTGGTTCTCCGAGTGGCAGCGGATCCGCACGGGCGTCGGATTCACCGGGGAGGTGACGCGCGACGACTGGTATCCGAACTACGCGTCGCTCGCGCCCGTCATCCGTCGCGCGGGCGTCGACAACTTCTTCTGGTCGCTGATGGTGAAACCGGCGTACGTACCCCTCCAGCGCAAGAGCGGCGTCGTCAACGGCCTCTTCCACGAGGACGGCGCGGTGTGGAGTCTCGACGACGCCCGCGCGCTGAAGGCGATGTCCGGCGACGACGAGTTCCACGCCGAGGAGCGCTCCGAGTGGCCCGAGTGGGCGGAGTCGGCGAGCCAGTGGGTGCCGGAACCGTGA
- the ppc gene encoding phosphoenolpyruvate carboxylase, whose protein sequence is MNLHNRTVRQDVRELGALLGDVLEAQTSTEAFETVEELRTNAIGYRKGDTDSRQKLYDVLGGLRSGDESVVARAFTTYFELINLAEERERVRAVRRGSQDGTLDDSLVETVAALVEDDADADTVQRVLDDVLVEPTFTAHPTEARRKTVKSKLRSIAGDLETLDERRLTDQEHDQTWHRVDAEVTSLWQTAQVRNRRPEPTDEARNVQWYLENTLFDVTGEVYSELEDIVSEAYGDEVRVPKLFEFRSWAGSDRDGNPYVTVDVTEETLERQRSVVLDRYRTALKRLSGVLSQDGSRIDVGPTFEQSLEDDRDRLPGAAEEATTRYPDEPYRQKLKLMRERLERVEDVRPDGYDAAAELTADLEAIAASLKQNGAERVASAYVEPLMRQVDTFGFSLASLDLRDHREKHTSAISEALAVEGIEYRSMDEDERVELLTEAVLQEQPVLDLDELDEFSDETTRVLRRFRKLGDWQREYGDSAIDTYAISMTDEPSHVLEVLFLADQAGVVSLPDHCGIDIVPLLETEYALNGARRIMGTLFENEAYSQALAARNGLQEIMLGYSDSNKENGFLAANWDLYKNQRRLAEITDEHDVEMRLFHGRGGSISRGGGPMNQAMLALPNETVTGQIKFTEQGEAIAEKYANPRIAERNLEQMLDAQIRARYEALQEPKEHVPDEWAEAMDTMATAARQEYRDLLETEGFVSYFEQATPITVIEELNLGSRPASRSGERTVEDLRAIPWVFSWTQSRCILPGWYALATGLNAYLDDGGDEETLEEMYDEWPFFRTTLDNAALSLARTDLEIAAEYAKLADASLRAEFFGRIEDEYGDATDLVRSISGRESLLTREWLDESLRRRNPYVDPLNLLQTHLMAQTHRTTEEERTLRLTVKGIAAGMKNTG, encoded by the coding sequence ATGAACCTGCACAACCGGACGGTTCGGCAGGACGTCCGCGAACTCGGTGCGCTGTTAGGCGACGTACTGGAGGCCCAGACGTCCACCGAAGCGTTCGAGACGGTCGAAGAGCTCCGGACGAACGCCATCGGCTACCGGAAGGGCGACACGGATTCGAGACAGAAACTGTACGACGTACTCGGCGGACTTCGGTCGGGCGACGAGAGCGTCGTCGCTCGCGCGTTCACGACGTACTTCGAGCTCATCAACCTCGCCGAGGAGCGCGAACGCGTCCGGGCGGTCAGACGCGGGTCCCAAGACGGGACGCTCGACGACAGTCTCGTCGAAACCGTCGCCGCCCTCGTCGAGGACGACGCAGACGCCGACACCGTCCAGCGGGTTCTCGACGACGTGCTCGTCGAACCGACGTTCACCGCCCACCCGACCGAAGCCCGGCGGAAGACGGTCAAATCGAAGCTCCGCTCCATCGCGGGCGACCTGGAGACGCTGGACGAGCGACGACTCACCGACCAGGAGCACGACCAGACGTGGCACCGGGTCGACGCCGAGGTGACGAGTCTCTGGCAGACGGCACAGGTCCGAAACCGTCGCCCCGAACCGACCGACGAGGCTCGAAACGTCCAGTGGTACCTCGAAAACACGTTGTTCGACGTGACCGGCGAGGTGTACAGCGAACTCGAAGACATCGTCTCGGAGGCGTACGGCGACGAGGTACGGGTGCCGAAACTGTTCGAGTTCCGCTCGTGGGCCGGCAGCGACCGCGACGGCAACCCGTACGTCACCGTCGACGTGACCGAGGAGACGCTCGAACGCCAGCGCTCGGTCGTCCTTGACCGTTACCGAACCGCACTCAAGCGGCTCTCCGGCGTGCTCAGTCAGGACGGCAGTCGTATCGACGTGGGGCCGACGTTCGAGCAGTCGCTCGAAGATGACCGCGACCGCCTGCCCGGCGCGGCCGAGGAGGCGACGACGCGCTACCCCGACGAACCGTACCGTCAGAAACTGAAACTGATGCGCGAGCGCCTCGAACGCGTCGAGGACGTCCGCCCCGACGGCTACGACGCCGCCGCCGAACTCACCGCCGACCTCGAAGCCATCGCGGCGAGTCTGAAGCAGAACGGGGCCGAGCGCGTCGCTTCGGCGTACGTCGAACCGCTGATGCGACAGGTCGACACGTTCGGGTTCAGTCTGGCGAGCCTCGACCTGCGTGACCACCGCGAGAAGCACACGAGCGCCATCTCGGAGGCGCTGGCGGTCGAGGGCATCGAGTACCGCTCGATGGACGAGGACGAGCGCGTCGAACTGCTCACCGAGGCCGTCCTGCAGGAGCAACCGGTGCTCGACCTCGACGAACTAGACGAGTTCTCCGACGAGACGACGCGGGTGCTCCGTCGGTTCCGCAAACTCGGCGACTGGCAGCGCGAGTACGGCGACAGCGCCATCGACACCTACGCCATCTCGATGACCGACGAGCCGAGTCACGTCCTCGAAGTGCTGTTCCTCGCCGACCAGGCGGGCGTCGTCTCGCTGCCCGACCACTGCGGCATCGACATCGTCCCGCTGCTCGAAACTGAGTACGCGCTCAACGGCGCGCGCCGCATCATGGGAACGCTGTTCGAGAACGAGGCGTACTCGCAGGCACTCGCTGCGCGGAACGGCCTGCAGGAGATCATGCTCGGTTACTCCGACTCGAACAAGGAGAACGGCTTCCTCGCGGCGAACTGGGACCTCTACAAGAACCAGCGCCGCCTCGCCGAGATTACCGACGAGCACGATGTGGAGATGCGGCTGTTCCACGGCCGCGGCGGCTCCATCTCCCGCGGCGGCGGTCCGATGAACCAGGCGATGCTCGCGCTGCCGAACGAGACGGTGACGGGTCAGATCAAGTTCACGGAGCAGGGCGAGGCTATCGCCGAGAAGTACGCGAATCCGCGCATCGCCGAGCGCAACCTCGAACAGATGCTCGACGCCCAGATTCGAGCGCGCTACGAGGCGCTACAGGAGCCGAAGGAGCACGTCCCCGACGAGTGGGCCGAGGCGATGGACACGATGGCCACCGCCGCCAGACAGGAGTACCGCGACCTGCTGGAGACGGAGGGGTTCGTCTCCTACTTCGAGCAGGCGACGCCCATCACCGTCATCGAGGAACTGAACCTCGGCTCTCGTCCCGCCTCCCGGTCGGGCGAGCGAACCGTCGAGGACCTCCGCGCCATCCCGTGGGTGTTCTCGTGGACGCAGTCGCGGTGCATCCTCCCCGGCTGGTACGCGCTGGCGACGGGGCTGAACGCCTACCTCGACGACGGCGGCGACGAGGAGACGCTCGAAGAGATGTACGACGAGTGGCCGTTCTTCCGGACGACGCTCGACAACGCGGCGCTATCGCTGGCGCGGACGGATCTCGAAATCGCCGCCGAGTACGCCAAACTCGCCGATGCGTCGCTTCGCGCCGAGTTCTTCGGCCGCATCGAGGACGAGTACGGCGACGCGACCGACCTCGTGCGTTCGATCTCGGGTCGCGAGTCGCTGCTCACGCGCGAGTGGCTCGACGAGAGCCTCCGCCGCCGCAATCCGTACGTCGACCCGCTGAACCTGCTGCAGACGCATCTGATGGCGCAGACCCACCGGACGACCGAGGAGGAGCGAACGCTCCGCCTGACGGTGAAAGGTATCGCCGCCGGGATGAAGAACACGGGGTAG
- a CDS encoding cupredoxin domain-containing protein — MARRTELDRRTTLRLAGTAVAGVGAAATGTAAAQNDGEGGDDGQGGGGDGGGGDDDGQGGGQGGGRRGPPPFEVVFGGRTRGWVGRAPVGIEGQQNPGLRLVPGREYTFTWQNVDGRQHELLVVDGEGNELVASDESARRGERVSVTFVATRNMTEYYCEYHPQSMRGRIEARPCPVALNPGGGEGGGGRGGGGESGGGNSEDGVEPDEDG; from the coding sequence ATGGCGCGACGTACAGAACTCGACCGACGGACGACGCTTCGACTCGCGGGGACCGCCGTGGCCGGTGTGGGGGCGGCCGCGACGGGAACTGCGGCGGCACAGAACGACGGTGAAGGCGGTGACGACGGTCAGGGTGGCGGAGGAGACGGCGGTGGAGGAGACGACGACGGGCAAGGCGGCGGTCAGGGAGGCGGTCGGCGGGGACCGCCCCCGTTCGAGGTCGTCTTCGGCGGCCGGACGCGGGGCTGGGTCGGTCGCGCTCCGGTCGGCATCGAAGGACAACAGAACCCCGGGCTTCGGTTGGTACCGGGCCGCGAGTACACGTTCACGTGGCAGAACGTCGACGGCCGGCAACACGAACTGCTCGTCGTCGACGGAGAGGGGAACGAACTCGTGGCGAGCGATGAGTCCGCCCGGCGTGGCGAGCGCGTCAGCGTGACGTTCGTCGCCACGCGAAACATGACCGAGTACTACTGCGAGTACCATCCACAGTCGATGCGCGGCCGGATCGAGGCGAGACCGTGTCCGGTCGCCCTGAACCCCGGCGGCGGAGAGGGTGGAGGCGGTCGAGGTGGAGGCGGAGAGAGCGGAGGCGGCAACAGCGAAGACGGCGTCGAACCCGACGAAGACGGATAA
- a CDS encoding GTPBP1 family GTP-binding protein, with product MSADRAALEEALQRGEEEGGYIEFKERLSKEVHLSGGRMESLAAQLRHRVLSGDGEATYVVGVTDDGGIAGISADAFSESMDVLSLLAEEAGAHIEDVDTWGVGGETQRVSNGPSGGTPRDDAPGAGLVGVATVREGAMLETDEEHIVVGTAGHVDHGKSTLVGSLVTGQADDGDGGTRGFLDVQPHEVERGLSADLSYAVYGFDDDGPVHMRNPHRKSDRARVVETADRLVSFVDTVGHEPWLRTTIRGLVGQKLDYGLLVVAADDGPTKTTREHLGILLATELPTIVAITKVDAVSDERVAEVEHEVEKLLRDVGKTPLPVERYGVEAAVEEISDSVVPILRTSAVAMEGIDDLDYLFETLPKTSDGQGQFRMYIDRSYSVTGVGAVASGTVNSGTVEAGDELLLGPMPDGSFRDVEVRSIEMHYHRVDEAKAGRIVGIALKGVKEAEIERGMVLVPRDADPRAVRSFEADVMVLNHPTRIGTGYEPVIHLETISEAAVFHPEEGRLLPGDTGHSRVEFKFRPYLIEDGQRFVFREGQSKGVGTVTDVHYD from the coding sequence ATGAGCGCCGACCGGGCCGCCTTAGAGGAGGCCCTACAGCGCGGAGAAGAGGAAGGCGGGTACATCGAGTTCAAAGAACGGCTCTCCAAAGAGGTCCACCTCTCCGGTGGCCGCATGGAGAGTCTCGCCGCCCAACTCCGACACCGAGTCCTCTCGGGCGACGGTGAGGCGACGTACGTCGTCGGCGTCACCGACGACGGAGGTATCGCCGGTATCTCGGCGGACGCCTTCTCGGAGTCGATGGACGTCCTCTCGCTGCTCGCCGAGGAGGCGGGCGCGCACATCGAAGACGTGGACACCTGGGGCGTCGGCGGCGAGACGCAACGCGTCTCGAACGGACCGAGCGGGGGAACCCCGCGAGACGACGCGCCCGGCGCGGGCCTCGTCGGCGTCGCGACGGTCCGCGAGGGCGCGATGCTCGAAACAGACGAGGAACACATCGTCGTCGGCACCGCGGGCCACGTCGACCACGGCAAGTCCACGCTCGTCGGGTCGCTCGTCACCGGACAGGCCGACGACGGCGACGGCGGGACTCGCGGTTTCCTCGACGTGCAACCGCACGAGGTCGAACGCGGCCTCTCGGCGGACCTCTCGTACGCCGTCTACGGCTTCGACGACGACGGCCCGGTCCACATGCGCAACCCCCACCGCAAGAGCGACCGCGCCCGCGTCGTCGAGACGGCCGACCGCCTCGTCTCCTTCGTCGACACCGTCGGCCACGAGCCGTGGCTCCGCACCACCATCCGCGGGCTGGTCGGCCAGAAACTCGACTACGGCCTGCTGGTCGTCGCCGCCGACGACGGGCCGACGAAGACGACGCGCGAACATCTCGGCATCCTGCTCGCGACGGAACTGCCGACGATCGTCGCCATCACGAAAGTCGACGCCGTCAGCGACGAGCGCGTCGCCGAAGTCGAGCACGAAGTCGAGAAACTGCTCCGCGACGTCGGCAAGACGCCGCTGCCGGTCGAACGCTACGGCGTCGAGGCCGCCGTCGAGGAGATCAGCGACTCGGTCGTCCCCATCCTCCGGACCAGCGCCGTCGCCATGGAGGGAATCGACGACCTCGACTATCTGTTCGAGACGCTGCCGAAGACGAGCGACGGTCAGGGCCAGTTCCGGATGTACATCGATCGAAGTTACAGCGTCACCGGCGTCGGCGCAGTCGCCTCCGGGACAGTCAACTCCGGCACGGTCGAGGCGGGCGACGAACTGCTGCTCGGGCCGATGCCCGACGGGAGTTTCCGCGACGTGGAGGTGCGCTCCATCGAGATGCACTACCACCGCGTCGACGAAGCCAAGGCGGGGCGAATCGTCGGCATCGCGCTCAAGGGCGTCAAGGAGGCCGAGATCGAGCGCGGGATGGTGCTCGTCCCGCGGGACGCTGACCCCCGCGCCGTCCGCTCGTTCGAGGCCGACGTGATGGTGCTCAACCACCCGACGCGCATCGGAACGGGCTACGAACCCGTTATCCACCTCGAAACCATTAGCGAGGCGGCGGTGTTTCACCCCGAAGAAGGGCGTCTCCTGCCCGGCGACACCGGCCACTCCCGCGTCGAGTTCAAGTTCCGACCGTATCTCATCGAGGACGGTCAACGGTTCGTCTTCCGCGAAGGACAGAGCAAGGGCGTCGGCACCGTCACCGACGTCCACTACGACTGA
- a CDS encoding J domain-containing protein, producing MDRDQLIMGLAAVFAGITVLLAVLGLTYQLFLLFLAIPFGATTYFMWYQASGRLAERTRHRRVRREPSGFGAGARRENARDNRRRARRGAGAGARGGARTRAGAGAPRETRGPTRAEAYRALDLEPGASIDEVKRAYRSKVKDVHPDTESGDEESFKRVNRAYESLTE from the coding sequence GTGGACCGCGACCAGCTCATCATGGGACTCGCCGCCGTCTTCGCGGGGATTACCGTCCTCCTCGCGGTTCTCGGACTGACCTACCAGCTCTTTCTGCTCTTTCTCGCCATCCCCTTCGGCGCGACGACGTACTTCATGTGGTACCAGGCGAGCGGCCGACTCGCCGAGCGGACGCGCCACCGTCGCGTTCGCCGGGAACCCTCGGGCTTCGGCGCGGGCGCGCGTCGCGAGAACGCCCGCGACAACCGGCGGCGGGCGCGTCGTGGCGCGGGCGCTGGCGCACGGGGCGGTGCGCGAACTCGTGCGGGTGCCGGTGCACCGCGGGAGACTCGGGGGCCGACTCGCGCGGAGGCGTACCGCGCGCTCGACCTCGAACCCGGCGCGAGTATCGACGAGGTCAAGCGCGCCTACCGCTCGAAGGTGAAGGACGTTCATCCCGACACCGAGAGCGGCGACGAGGAGTCGTTCAAGCGGGTGAACCGGGCGTACGAGTCGTTGACCGAGTGA